A stretch of Sporomusaceae bacterium DNA encodes these proteins:
- a CDS encoding PatB family C-S lyase — MKYNFDEIIDRRKTNAMNTDGFREYIFHAGPEMKFPYEDDDFVRMWVADMEFATPPEVCQAIKDRVDRRIFGYSRVFENAYYEAIAAWCRRLYDWNFPQEQLVFTPGIIPALYELVGDLVAPGEKLLITTPAYGYFKHAATFNDRELVCSPLKNDNGWFTIDFEDLERKAADPKVKLLLWCNPHNPTGRMWTEEETARVGATAEKYGLWLISDEIHCDVIRQGRKHIPTARVMPDYPRLITCLAASKTFNMAGLMFSNVIVRDAEVRRQMAAHDKLIGCVNPLSLAATQAAYQHCGDWLEQMKAYLDGNFRLVADHFAAKAPGAVCPIPEATYLAWVDLNRCLPEVDDLPMFFATKAGVLLEGGDGLFVGNAQGFVRLNLAMPRAIVEKGLRRMSDAICRHTGGAC, encoded by the coding sequence ATGAAATATAACTTCGACGAAATCATTGACCGCAGAAAAACGAACGCCATGAACACCGACGGGTTCCGCGAATACATCTTCCACGCCGGCCCCGAGATGAAATTCCCCTATGAAGACGACGATTTCGTGCGCATGTGGGTGGCCGACATGGAATTCGCCACACCGCCGGAAGTCTGCCAGGCCATCAAAGACCGGGTCGACAGGCGCATCTTCGGCTACAGCCGCGTCTTTGAAAACGCCTACTACGAGGCGATCGCCGCCTGGTGCCGCCGGCTGTACGACTGGAACTTCCCCCAAGAACAGCTCGTCTTCACCCCTGGCATCATCCCCGCGCTGTACGAGCTTGTCGGCGACCTGGTCGCGCCGGGCGAAAAGCTGCTCATCACCACCCCGGCCTACGGTTACTTCAAGCACGCCGCCACCTTCAACGACCGCGAGCTGGTCTGCTCGCCGCTGAAAAACGACAACGGCTGGTTCACCATCGACTTTGAGGATTTGGAGCGCAAAGCGGCCGACCCCAAGGTCAAGCTGCTGCTCTGGTGCAACCCCCACAACCCCACCGGCCGGATGTGGACCGAGGAAGAGACGGCGCGGGTGGGCGCCACCGCCGAGAAATATGGCCTGTGGCTGATCTCCGACGAAATCCATTGCGACGTCATCCGGCAGGGTAGAAAGCATATACCCACCGCCAGGGTCATGCCCGATTATCCCCGGCTCATCACCTGCCTGGCGGCCAGCAAAACCTTCAACATGGCCGGCCTGATGTTCTCCAACGTCATCGTCCGGGATGCCGAAGTACGTCGGCAAATGGCGGCCCACGACAAGCTGATCGGCTGCGTAAACCCGCTTTCGCTCGCGGCCACCCAGGCGGCCTACCAGCATTGCGGCGACTGGCTCGAGCAAATGAAAGCCTACCTGGACGGCAATTTCCGGCTAGTGGCCGACCACTTCGCCGCCAAGGCGCCCGGCGCCGTCTGCCCCATCCCGGAGGCCACCTACCTGGCCTGGGTCGATTTAAACCGCTGCCTGCCGGAGGTCGACGACCTGCCGATGTTCTTCGCCACCAAAGCCGGAGTCTTGCTGGAGGGGGGCGACGGCCTGTTCGTCGGCAACGCGCAAGGCTTCGTGCGGCTCAATTTGGCGATGCCCAGGGCCATCGTGGAAAAAGGCCTGCGGCGGATGAGTGACGCGATTTGCCGGCACACCGGCGGGGCTTGCTAA
- a CDS encoding PDZ domain-containing protein, with the protein MRILKLLSILKRMVVLAVFVCIVAGSFAVVHAAHVYDLRIPQPMASTDAAIAAIKDVAGFLSLDASYEIRNMAVDQSGLKVVAVHGNKEKRFELIFSQLTEIEKMDDSEGKFYSWVNFSSGSSVQFLQVHRAHGPKLVDAVVTLALAQNAPLPPYYNFRILAGTNFIASVLEKAKVKAGAVVHFTAPESPLTDEDIIVRAVFDGKDVPITDLYSWNAACREAVAGKAEGTIVARFIRKGMTMEKEITLINYAFAKGNAGGPGVQPLPPKGFGIQVRLLEAEELKALSLERPTAFQVLAVAKGSLAEMLQIKENDVLLAINGIDVTSPGHLVELTGKGPVMTVRVLRGGAVMSLQSSLSI; encoded by the coding sequence GTGAGGATTCTGAAACTGTTGTCTATTCTAAAGCGAATGGTGGTCCTGGCGGTGTTTGTCTGCATCGTGGCCGGGAGCTTTGCCGTCGTCCATGCAGCGCATGTCTATGATTTGCGAATACCGCAGCCGATGGCCTCGACAGATGCCGCCATCGCGGCAATTAAGGATGTTGCGGGTTTTCTTTCGCTTGATGCGTCTTATGAGATACGTAACATGGCTGTCGACCAGTCTGGGCTAAAAGTCGTTGCGGTTCACGGGAATAAAGAAAAGCGTTTTGAACTTATATTCAGTCAATTGACAGAAATAGAAAAAATGGATGATTCCGAAGGCAAGTTCTATTCTTGGGTGAACTTCTCATCCGGTTCCTCTGTTCAATTTCTCCAAGTCCATCGCGCCCATGGCCCCAAGTTGGTTGATGCTGTTGTCACCTTGGCACTAGCCCAAAATGCGCCGCTGCCTCCGTACTATAACTTTAGAATTTTGGCTGGTACCAATTTTATTGCGAGCGTTCTGGAAAAGGCAAAGGTAAAAGCCGGGGCAGTTGTACATTTTACTGCTCCGGAATCTCCGCTGACAGATGAAGACATAATCGTCCGGGCGGTGTTTGACGGCAAAGATGTTCCTATTACCGACTTATACAGCTGGAACGCCGCCTGTCGCGAAGCAGTCGCCGGCAAAGCTGAAGGAACGATTGTGGCCAGGTTTATCCGCAAAGGCATGACAATGGAAAAGGAAATAACGCTTATTAACTATGCCTTCGCCAAGGGCAATGCCGGCGGTCCGGGAGTGCAGCCTCTGCCGCCCAAAGGATTCGGCATCCAGGTCCGTCTGCTGGAGGCCGAGGAGTTGAAAGCGCTGAGCCTTGAGCGGCCGACCGCCTTCCAGGTGCTGGCGGTAGCCAAGGGCAGCCTGGCGGAAATGCTGCAAATAAAAGAAAATGATGTGCTTTTGGCCATCAATGGGATCGACGTGACTTCGCCGGGCCACCTCGTCGAGCTGACCGGCAAGGGGCCGGTCATGACGGTAAGAGTGCTCCGGGGCGGCGCGGTGATGTCGTTGCAGTCGAGTTTATCAATCTAG
- a CDS encoding DUF1003 domain-containing protein: MESAPNSPAVGHVIRNINEVYRSKLTRGQRIADYVAKTVGSWPFIILQTGVIFLWMGVNVFLVYMRATNPSYFDAWDPYPFILLNLVLSFQAAYTGPVVMMSQNRQAEKDRLMAEHDYHVNLKAEQEIKEIIKGLRQQEEMLAKILAGLDAGKKST, translated from the coding sequence ATGGAAAGCGCGCCAAATTCCCCGGCGGTCGGACATGTCATCAGAAACATAAACGAAGTCTATCGCAGCAAGCTGACGAGAGGACAGCGCATTGCCGACTATGTCGCGAAAACGGTCGGCAGCTGGCCTTTTATTATCCTGCAGACCGGTGTCATCTTTCTGTGGATGGGAGTCAATGTCTTCCTCGTTTATATGAGAGCCACCAACCCGAGCTATTTTGACGCCTGGGACCCGTATCCGTTCATTCTTCTGAATCTGGTGCTGAGTTTCCAGGCCGCCTATACCGGGCCGGTCGTAATGATGTCGCAGAACAGGCAGGCGGAAAAAGACCGGTTGATGGCCGAACACGACTACCATGTGAACCTAAAAGCCGAACAGGAAATAAAGGAGATAATCAAAGGCCTGCGGCAGCAGGAAGAGATGCTGGCTAAAATCCTGGCCGGGCTTGACGCCGGCAAGAAGAGCACATAG
- the mscL gene encoding large conductance mechanosensitive channel protein MscL, which yields MLKDFKEFAMRGNVVDLAVGIIIGAAFGKIVSSFVSDILMPVVGLFLGKMDFANLFVNLSGVNYPTIAAAKAAGAPTLNYGLFINSIVDFVIVAFAVFLMIRQLNRLKKPAAAEAPSKKDCPFCYSQIHIKATVCPACASRLEDR from the coding sequence GTGCTAAAGGATTTCAAGGAGTTTGCCATGCGCGGCAATGTCGTGGATTTGGCGGTCGGCATTATTATCGGCGCTGCTTTCGGGAAAATAGTGTCTTCGTTTGTAAGCGATATCCTGATGCCGGTTGTCGGGCTGTTTTTAGGGAAAATGGATTTTGCGAACCTGTTCGTGAATCTGTCGGGCGTCAATTACCCGACGATCGCGGCGGCGAAGGCGGCCGGAGCTCCGACGCTGAACTACGGCCTGTTTATCAATTCGATCGTCGATTTCGTCATCGTGGCGTTCGCGGTCTTTCTGATGATCAGGCAGCTCAACAGGCTGAAAAAACCGGCCGCGGCGGAAGCCCCGTCGAAGAAGGATTGCCCGTTCTGCTATTCCCAGATCCATATCAAGGCAACGGTATGTCCGGCCTGTGCGTCAAGGCTGGAGGATAGGTGA
- a CDS encoding DUF421 domain-containing protein, giving the protein MGKILAGYLHLLFKEAPTIESVLETSYRTLIGFVVLLALTRILGKKQLGQLTYFTYITGIAMGNIAGDMVVHRDVGIADGVAGLIVWAVLTFLVEYVSLKSPTVRVALDGEPTIVIKRGRIMQQALAAHRLNMDDLSMMLRTNNVFSIQEIDYAILEPNGQLSILKKAQYDQASRQDLNISPQPRRYIPTEIVSDGRLLDRNLTELGLDRSWLDQQLAQAGYTSIDKIFLAELQCDGSLYIEGKMVH; this is encoded by the coding sequence TTGGGAAAAATCCTAGCAGGATACTTACACCTGCTATTTAAGGAGGCGCCTACCATCGAATCAGTTCTGGAGACATCATATCGTACCCTCATCGGGTTTGTCGTTCTGCTTGCTCTTACTCGCATTCTAGGCAAGAAGCAACTCGGACAGCTTACCTACTTTACTTATATTACCGGCATCGCAATGGGCAATATCGCCGGCGATATGGTCGTTCATCGCGACGTGGGTATTGCTGACGGCGTTGCCGGCCTTATTGTATGGGCCGTTCTGACCTTTCTGGTAGAATACGTTAGCCTTAAGTCGCCTACGGTCAGGGTGGCTCTCGATGGTGAGCCTACGATTGTCATTAAACGGGGGCGTATCATGCAACAGGCGCTGGCCGCCCACCGGCTCAACATGGACGATCTTAGCATGATGCTACGAACTAACAACGTGTTCTCAATTCAAGAGATCGACTACGCTATCCTCGAACCTAATGGTCAACTAAGCATCCTCAAGAAAGCGCAGTATGACCAGGCCAGCCGACAGGATCTCAATATCTCCCCGCAGCCCCGTCGATATATCCCCACAGAGATCGTCTCTGACGGCCGCCTGCTCGACCGCAATCTCACCGAATTAGGACTTGATAGAAGCTGGCTCGACCAACAGCTTGCCCAGGCCGGTTATACTTCAATTGATAAAATATTTCTGGCCGAGCTGCAATGTGACGGCAGTCTCTACATTGAAGGGAAAATGGTACACTAG